A stretch of the Vigna radiata var. radiata cultivar VC1973A chromosome 7, Vradiata_ver6, whole genome shotgun sequence genome encodes the following:
- the LOC106769469 gene encoding ASC1-like protein — MSSFFHNVDWHHESYPAYRDFYFLPLFALFFPSIRFFLDRFFFQKLARRLIFGKGNENLDLHTDERRKKIRKFKESAWKCLYYLSAEILALYVTYDEPWFTNTRNFWVGPGSQVWPDQKTKLKLKAVYMYAAGFYSYSIFALIFWETRRSDFGVSMSHHVATVILIVLSYIFRFARVGSVVLAIHDASDVFLEIGKMSKYSGAETVASFAFILFVLSWIILRLIYYPFWILWSTSYEVLLTLDKEKHRVDGPIYYYLFNSLLYCLLVMHIYWWVLIFRMLVKQIEARGKVSEDVRSDSDEDEHED, encoded by the exons ATGAGTTCTTTCTTCCATAACGTGGACTGGCACCATGAATCTTACCCTGCATATCGCGATTTCTACTTTCTCCCCCTTTTCGCTCTCTTCTTTCCATCCATACGCTTCTTTCTCGACCGATTCTTCTTCCAG AAACTGGCCAGACGATTGATTTTCGGAAAGGGGAATGAGAATCTCGACTTGCACACggatgagagaagaaaaaagattaGGAAATTCAAGGAATCAGCTTGGAAATGTCTTTATTATCTTTCTGCTGAGATTCTGGCTCTCTATGTAACGTATGATGAACCCTGGTTTACCAATACCAGAAATTTTTGGGTGGGGCCAGGGTCTCAGGTTTGGCCAGATCAAAAGACCAA GTTGAAATTGAAGGCGGTGTATATGTATGCAGCTGGGTTTTACTCATACTCcatttttgctttaatattTTGGGAAACCAGGCGCTCCGACTTTGGGGTGTCCATGAGTCACCATGTTGCTACTGTAATTCTCATTGTGCTGTCTTACATTTTTAG GTTTGCTCGTGTTGGATCGGTTGTGTTAGCAATTCATGATGCTAGCGATGTCTTTCTGGAGATAGGGAAAATGTCCAAATACAGTGGTGCTGAAACAGTGGCGAGCTTTgcttttattctatttgttttaTCTTGGATCATATTGCGCCTCATTTACTACCCCTTCTGGATTCTCTGGAGTACAAG TTATGAAGTTCTGCTAACGTTGGATAAGGAAAAGCACCGAGTGGATGGTCCAATATATTATTATCTGTTCAACAGTCTTCTGTACTGCTTGCTTGTTATGCATATTTATTGGTGGGTGCTGATATTTCGGATGCTTGTTAAACAAATCGAAGCAAGAGGGAAAGTTAGTGAAGATGTTCGATCTG ATTCAGATGAAGACGAACATGAAGATTGA